TGGGTGGGGCGTGgaggtgggctctccagtgattggctatGGCGCGCACATGGCTACGGAGTGTAGTGATTAGCCatttattggtaaaaggaaatcatagacattatatttccacagaacattgcaggaacatttttgatataatccttgaaaatgttcagctacgtctcaacacatTAAAATTTCTGCAACACCCTGACATAAAACACACCTCAATGTGAGCCACTTCCCGACATGCAtgtggttgcgagggcccgtTCATCTCTGCTTGCAGCggtaaatgttattattattattattattattattattattattattattattattattaccaccACATGTTGCAAATAGTCTAAAGCTACCACTACTGTTGCTGCAGTGTAACAGTGAAAGTTTGGCCCAGGTAGCGTAACGCCCCTTAGATAATATCACAAGATTTATAGAGTCGGCTTcctaagatgaaaaaaaaaaaacatgttaagcGTGTCAGAGAAGTGTTAAGCAACCCAACCACATGATTGTGAAATATAAACAGAAGTGGAACAATCTAATTCCACATTTGGAGATGCGtatatgtattttcttttcctATACTTATGAGCATAGAAATAATTGATGAATTCtccaacacatttaaaatccaTGCCTTGACATTAAATGTACACAGGAAGTTATCTATCAATAAACTATTAATATAATTGTGAAATATTGACATACAGTTCATCAGTAACCAATCTAGGTGATAATAGCAAGTCAAAGCCACTTTGTGGCTGATCTCACTCACATAAAAGTAAATGTGAGTACAAATGTTGTATGGATTGGGTTCAGTTTGTgtaaaaaaccaggaaaaaatgCTTTCGCTCAGTGGAAACCATTCCTGGGCATGTCAGCTCACGTTCATGCGTAAACCTGACATCATGAACACTACTCAAGGTTTCCTTTTAAAAAACCAACtaagaagaagcagcagcattGAGGACCTTAGCGCTTTATCTGTCTGTGGGAATGAAAAGAATATTGAACTTATTTCAAAGCCATGAGTTTCCCCTTTGCTATGAGGACACGCAGAGTTTTGATCTTCTGCCTCTTTTCAGTCATCGCCATTGTTGGTAAGTCTGTATTGTGCAGCCTCAATAGGACACAAAGATTTGAATCTGTCATGGTAAAGTTGTCACAAAAAAGTAATTGAGTCCTTGTAATACAAAGGTAAAGGTGAAGGTGAATGTGAAAGTGGAACGGTGCTTCTTTCTTTCGATTTATAAAGAATTAGTCAATCTCAAACAgaaaggtgtcattaagtgtgtcATCAAGTACAAGAATAGCCTCAATAGGAATAACTGACGTTTAAAATGGGCCAAtgatttaaacaaaatgtaaataaaagcttaacTTGGACATGACTGACCTCCATGAGCAGGGAAACACTTGCAGTGACATATTCCTGTGTTTGGCTGTACaactaaaaaaaagttgagaatTAGGTATCATTTTATATTAAGGTGCTTGTAATAAGCATTGAGTCATAATAAATCTCTTGATAAGGCCTTATTAAATTCCTATTACAATAATTAAAGCTATATGagtgttgattaaaaaaaagtaacattaatACATGTAATGACTGATGGATCAAAAGAGGGAACAGCACTTCATAAGGCCTAATATAGTATTTATCATGCACtaattaacatttaacaatCCTAATAGCATTGGGAAGCTTTCAAAGTGACAGGATGCTTATTACAAGCACCATAATAGAAAGTTTTACAGAGAACGGATTTCAAGAacggccataccagcctgtcattgcctgatctctttagatctctgaagctaggCAGGTCTGGTCCAAAGttgcaaatacaaaacaaaaataaacagattgaaGCACTGTGAGACTTACAgactaaataaaacataattcaGCTAAATGccttaaatataatataatgtatatataaagccagaaaaaaattctaaaacctGCCAAAAACAATTGTGTTTTTCCAGATATTAACAATTTTGCAACCTAAATGATATAAGATGTTTACTCTTTatgcaaatgtattttaatagtTGTCTCTTTGGTTTGCAAATGTTCTGTTGTTACAGCACAAAATATGCATACAAGAAAAAGTTACACAtaaatgtttatatgtatatatatttcttacTCTTTTACATGTTGTTGAGGGCAGTGGTGACTTAACGTTTTAAAAGGAGGGTTACTGGTTTAAATCCCAAGAAGAGCAGCTGGGTAAGGGTCAATTACGtcatcaattatccatgttcaattacaactcactTATGATTACGgagaccagcattttttcacaaatacaataaaaaatatagccGCAAGCGGGGATAAACGGCCCTCGCCTTCGCCGAGCCGCCTTTGGTGCGCCGCCTTCACCACGCCGCTTTGCCGCAACGCCTTTTCCTGCGCCGCCTTTGCCGCACCGTCTTCTGTACCACCTTAGCCGCGTCACCTTTGCTGCTTCGCCTTTGCCGTCTTTGCCGTGCCGCCTTCGCCGCGCCGCTAcgagagcaagaggcccttcgCCAGCTTGTGGCGCTCGGgccaaattacaattattatttttccactgtgagtcaattacaattacgttctccaTTATTAATACTCACAttaaattaattgcaattacttAGCCTTTAATAAAGAActccataaaacgtaaccttcctctcgCATTagccttctgttagcatctttctcaaatcagctgtaaaatgcacaaaaaaatgttatcaatcatccaatttgtttctcaACTCGTTAGGCTTCctgatcaatgaaaatattgttattaatatttttgtatattttaatatctgaaccattacaaatcaattacgattacaacggCAACAGATTTGTTTCAAATacgattacatttataattgcgtcataattgtaattaattaccaactatgcaattacaattatatttgaccccaaccctgactagCAGTCCTGGGTGGGACTGCTAGTCACAAATAGATAGCGGAGAAAAACTTCCATGCATCTCAttatatgacaacaaaacattATTCTTCTTCTGTACCACTAAAGtgttaaacatgtaataaaaagCTCCGACATAAGATATTTTACATACTTTTGCttactttgttgtgtttttttttagttttttttttttttagtttttgcatCACATACATGCCTAAAGTGTTAAAGTGCTCTTCCTCTCTGTCAGACTGCCTGATTGTGCAGCTCCACGCACGTCCCCAGGTGGAAGCACAGTGTGGAGAAGATGTCAAACTGATGTGCAATGTCAGCTCATCACAACAGATGGATGTCAAAGTCCTATCCTGGGTGGCTTTCAATCGAACGCTGTGTGAATACGAACGCAACCGAACTGAGAAGGAGTTTCACTGTGAAACCACAAAACTAAAGGATGACCAAACCCTCACTCTGAAGCTCAACAACGTGATGCCAGTCAACACAGGAAAATATCTCTGCAAAGTGCAATCTACAGGGGGAGTGAATTCTACAGCCACAATGGTTACAATACAAGGTATGTCATGGCCCAATTAGGCCtaggcaatatatcaagattcaagatatattgcgTTTtcaattttggcaatatagaaaattacaatattgactatatttttattttatactgtagcttattttgtattaaattccCTGTGACTTAGGAAATcctctttgatctcctgacatgttttgactgacaactgccagtcttcgtcagaggcatctgctgatcgctttgatgtttcctttgaagtttccttgacctccacgtagtaattccagcaagattctttttgtccTCTTTGTGAATAGTaagttaaagtttcatttattatgACAACTGACAGTGaccataacattttattcaaaaagaggataaaataatcttgctggaatcactcacacgtgctgtcccttattgggaaaaaaaaaaaaagccaaaagtggcacaaattgtgcagctgtttgttcataaatgtgcctgtgtggcattttgcatcagcaaatttgattcagaattgtctttctaataagactttgagtttaaaaaattgagatttatattgcaCACTATATCGCATTGAGAAAAAGGTAACACTTTACATGAAGTTGTAatgcatgaataaggtgtcttGAAGGCTGTCAAAAAGTggcgttcgctaaattatgacacctttggagctatgttggcattttttgggttaggtggagggatctagtgaggTTATGTTGGCTTAAGGTTAAGGGTTAAGGATTAgagttagggtaacgaagggttaggatTAAAGTAACTAACaagacttaataacagccttcatTACACCGTAGTAAAGCTAATGAcagatgtcatgtcataataatgacagcataatgtcagccttatgtataaaacttcaagtaaagcgtTACCGAGAAacaatattgaaatatgaattttggtcatTATCACTCAGCCCTATAAGTCCAATGTGTTgccatgtttttaaaatgtggtccCCTGTTCTTttcacctatttttttttattttaatttcatcttCACAGAATGCAAAGGAAGATCTACTGCTTCAAAGAACATATCCCATGCTGAGTGTTCATTTAAAGGAGTTTATCCCAGTGGTTCAGTCCACTGGTTCCAAGGAAACACAAACCTAACCAACTCAAGCTCCACAAAGGAGATAAAGGACCAGCATGGACTTTATAATATCCATAGTACATTGGATGTGAAGGGAGAACATCTGCATCTCCAGCACTATAACTGCTCACTGTGGATACCCTCCCTCAGAAAGTACCTGTCTTGGCAACAGCCTCCTCTTGTGGAGGAAGTGGGATCATCAGTAGGTTCTGCCACTGTCAGACTGCAGACAGGCCTGTGCATGATGATAGTGAGAGTTATGCAAGATGTACTgtaacaaagcaaaaaaaaggagtctgtgtgtttatgtggcgcatcttgtcactttgtgcactaatcctgacaacatcaaacattatcaaaagcaaattctagaaagaaaaaaaaagtctctggataCACCAAAAACGTGTGAtattaaatcagaatcagaatccaaaaagtttattttgccaagtacagttttaaaaaaacagcacagggAAATTGACTCGGTAGTCAGTGCgcagaacagaaaaaaacaaaacaaaagccagtaacagtaataataataataataatgataggtataaagtataaaatataaataaaggatagatagaggatcaagataaataataaaatatttctttttttacttttgtcttttatttattttttattttcccaaGATAAAAacgaaaaatataaataaatatataaacatatatacagtgCTGAAGATAATATTGACTTTATGGAGGTGGTGGAgggggggtggtggtggtggaggggaGTTTATGGGTGGCTGGGGCTGTGTTCATGAGGATGGTGGCAGAGgaaaagaagctgtttttgtgtctggaggttctggtcctgatggaccgaatcCTCCTTCCAGAAGGAAGAGATTGAaacacaatctttcctgcattTACTATACCTAAATGGTATCACAACCAAATAAAGTTGGGAActactgatgtaatgtcacataatAATGTAGCCCTCACAGCCATCTTATTATGAGGCTAATGTCCAAACCTCTAAGCATCCTGCTGTTAAGTTGTATAACCAGAAATAGATATTGTATGAACAAGTGTCTCCACCTGATGGCAGCAGAACACCTTTAACATTCTACAAATCAGGTTCCCAGTACCCCAAATGAATGATACAATCATAAAAATTGTTGCCATGTtcaatctaaaaatgtttagaTATTATAAATAGATGTTagattctatatatatatatatatatatatatatatatatatatatatatatatatatatatatatatatatatatatattctgtttttttaaaggccAGAGAGTAAAGTTTAACCCTGCTGTgaataaagaataaacatttatttaaatcacAATTCTAAATGAAGAAGTAATACAAACACAGGTCATGAACAATAGCTATGACAAAGATGATGCCatcctctttttttctattgttaTCATGGCGATCGTAAGCTGTTCAAGCATTGGGAAAGGTCTATTTACACTTTCTTCTGATCTGAGTAACGCTTTGTTCTATGATGAAAAAGAGAAATAGTCCACTTCTGACATTTGATGTAGTCCTTTTTCCACAaagaacattttcaagtttggatgaaacaaatgaaatatgTGAATCACAGCTTCATTGTAAGgttttttcttattaaaaaataataatgatgatgagatGATGACAAAGGCTTAGAAACAAATAAAGACACgtggaaaaaaaactgtcacaTGTTTCATTCTGTACTGGCTGATGAGGCAGTATTAGTAGCCATTCTTGATAGACATCCAGATGGTGCGCAACCACAATTAGACAAGGCTGTAATTAACTTTCCATGCGACAGAtcttttttctattattattatatattcaaAGTAAAAAGGGAGCCGAATCATCTGTAAAGAAAGAAGCGCCAgcgtatttaaaaataaaacaagtgatGATGGAGAACTGTGTTTTGATTATCTGTCCCTgctcaaaacaaataaatgacatgGTGTAGTAACCTGGTCCGGTTCAGGTCTGAATGAATGATCAAAGTAACAATATTTATCCTATTGAATCTTATGACTAACCTACAGCTAATGGATTACAGTTTGATTTCTACACCTGGTTCACAACTCCACCACTAAATAACCCTTTGAAGAGcaggacacaaacacactgtaatGATAGAATTGAAATGAAAGATTTACACACATCTTTGAACTACGAAGATGTAGATTTGAATCCACCACATAAAATCTTTCAGGAGgagataaaaacatttattcttcTATTATAAAAGTATATTTATAATAGttcatactgtatattgatTTGACATAAATATCTTATGTGTATAGGTATTGCACCTACCAAAAGTGTAACATAATTACATGTGCAGTGTTATAACAAACCATTTGAAAATAGACAATTTAGCAAAATATAGTTATTTACCCTGGAAGATAGACAAACACATGACTAATCTTTATTGCTTTAAATACGCAGTAAatgtttgatttctaaatgtataaCATGTGTTAATGAATGATTCATTGTTTCAAACCAAAACCTCCAACTCTGTCTTTCTAGTCGCTCTCAGGTTTGGACACAAGTAACATCACTATTcttaaaaattaatttgaatacatttatttatggaaaagttcacattttttcatgcaaaaaataaaactattacaGAACACAATGATGAAACtgaataaaacatatttgaatTCCACCTATTTGTTACATTCGGCttgattaaaatgttgtttCAGCTATATTATGTGAACATTATACACATTCTTGAGAATCTTTACAAAAGTAGTGTTTTTTGAGCCACCTTAATCAACATGTTGCAG
The Gouania willdenowi chromosome 8, fGouWil2.1, whole genome shotgun sequence genome window above contains:
- the LOC114468674 gene encoding uncharacterized protein LOC114468674 isoform X1; translation: MSFPFAMRTRRVLIFCLFSVIAIVDCLIVQLHARPQVEAQCGEDVKLMCNVSSSQQMDVKVLSWVAFNRTLCEYERNRTEKEFHCETTKLKDDQTLTLKLNNVMPVNTGKYLCKVQSTGGVNSTATMVTIQECKGRSTASKNISHAECSFKGVYPSGSVHWFQGNTNLTNSSSTKEIKDQHGLYNIHSTLDVKGEHLHLQHYNCSLWIPSLRKYLSWQQPPLVEEVGSSVGSATVRLQTGLCMMIVRVMQDVL
- the LOC114468674 gene encoding uncharacterized protein LOC114468674 isoform X2, which produces MSFPFAMRTRRVLIFCLFSVIAIVDCLIVQLHARPQVEAQCGEDVKLMCNVSSSQQMDVKVLSWVAFNRTLCEYERNRTEKEFHCETTKLKDDQTLTLKLNNVMPVNTGKYLCKVQSTGGVNSTATMVTIQGNPL